Proteins encoded in a region of the Paenibacillus sp. E222 genome:
- a CDS encoding glycine amidinotransferase: MKLNSFDDWSPLKEIIVGTAQNYISHERDLSFDIFFHENLFKSDWAYPRLNKSSKEVNDLNWQIKQKYVEELNEDVEDLVNLLKKFDVTVHRPMILPFNPQNIKGLGWESAPVPALNVRDNTLILGDEIIETPPAIRSRYLETRLLAPIFMKYFEAGATWTTMPRPILTDMSFDLSYARDLETTLGGPTEPIEDPESSPYDVGFEMMLDGAQCLRLGKDIIVNIANQNHKLACDWLERHVENRYRIHRVYRMSDNHIDSMLLALRPGVFLARHKDLKDLLPEPFKKWKMIVPPEPSATNFPTYDDGDLLLTSPYIDLNVLSVNPETVLVNEVCVDLIKTLEKEGFTVVPVKHRHRRLFGGGFHCFTLDTVRDGGLEDYTI; encoded by the coding sequence ATGAAATTAAATAGCTTTGATGACTGGTCTCCTTTAAAGGAGATAATTGTTGGAACAGCCCAAAACTACATATCGCATGAAAGAGATCTATCGTTTGATATATTCTTTCATGAAAACCTTTTTAAATCGGACTGGGCATATCCCCGTTTAAATAAGTCGTCCAAAGAGGTGAATGATCTCAACTGGCAAATCAAACAAAAGTATGTTGAGGAACTCAATGAAGACGTGGAAGATCTTGTGAATTTACTAAAAAAATTCGATGTAACTGTTCATCGACCTATGATTTTACCGTTTAATCCACAAAATATCAAAGGACTTGGGTGGGAAAGTGCACCAGTACCAGCTCTAAACGTTCGTGATAACACTTTAATTTTGGGAGATGAAATCATTGAAACTCCTCCAGCTATTAGATCTAGGTATTTAGAAACTAGATTGTTAGCTCCAATATTTATGAAGTACTTTGAAGCCGGCGCGACTTGGACCACCATGCCTAGACCAATTTTAACAGACATGTCTTTTGATCTTTCCTATGCACGTGATTTAGAGACTACATTAGGTGGGCCTACTGAACCTATTGAAGATCCCGAAAGTTCTCCTTATGATGTGGGATTTGAGATGATGCTCGATGGTGCGCAGTGTTTAAGATTAGGTAAAGATATTATCGTTAATATTGCAAACCAAAATCATAAATTAGCCTGTGACTGGCTTGAAAGACATGTCGAGAACCGTTATAGAATTCACAGAGTTTATCGGATGAGTGATAACCATATTGATAGTATGTTGTTAGCACTTAGACCAGGAGTTTTTCTAGCTAGACATAAAGATCTAAAAGATTTACTTCCTGAACCGTTTAAAAAATGGAAAATGATAGTACCTCCAGAACCAAGCGCAACCAACTTTCCTACTTATGATGATGGCGATTTATTATTAACAAGTCCCTATATAGATTTGAATGTTCTATCAGTTAATCCAGAAACTGTACTAGTGAATGAGGTATGTGTTGATTTAATAAAGACACTTGAAAAAGAAGGATTTACAGTTGTCCCGGTAAAACATCGTCACCGTAGACTTTTTGGAGGAGGGTTCCACTGTTTTACTCTTGATACAGTAAGGGACGGTGGGCTGGAGGACTACACAATATGA
- a CDS encoding MFS transporter: MKIKSWDLNLKIRLSAETIFNLLYWMYFPFITIYFSQSLGNHIAGLLMTVPPLISIFGNILGGYLADKMGRRFVMLLGASIQAIMFVGFAVTGNDWISYISFIGIGLGGAVYGPASDAMVADLTPPQERRQVFATFITAKNIGAVLGPALGAFFFFNYRSELLWTCAIVMLLYALAIYLKVYESMPNHELKRLEKTTFKAAFKEEWSGYGTIFRDKPFLLYLFGGVLGVIITMQLDLYLAIYVNDYVPAQDLFNWNNFNLSLNSSEILGWMLGLNGLLFVFFVLPVTKWLSKWSDKNVFILSAVLAGVGTFLLGFTTNIWILFLLTIVFTFGEIVRAPVIDNFIADYAPENARGKYMGASRLQFTIGRFLAPVTVFMSEWISPIGIFSTILILAALSALVYIRLYKVYDNSKIEKVEASSSDLTQ; encoded by the coding sequence ATGAAAATAAAGTCATGGGATTTAAACTTAAAGATACGGCTCAGTGCGGAAACCATATTTAACTTACTTTACTGGATGTATTTTCCCTTTATCACGATTTACTTCAGTCAATCTTTAGGAAATCACATTGCGGGATTATTGATGACAGTCCCTCCTTTAATCTCAATCTTCGGAAACATATTAGGAGGATATCTCGCGGATAAAATGGGTAGACGATTTGTAATGTTATTGGGTGCCTCAATCCAAGCCATAATGTTTGTCGGATTTGCTGTTACAGGTAATGATTGGATAAGTTACATATCTTTTATAGGGATAGGTCTAGGGGGCGCTGTTTATGGCCCGGCGAGTGATGCAATGGTCGCTGATTTAACTCCTCCTCAAGAAAGAAGACAGGTTTTTGCAACGTTTATTACCGCTAAAAATATAGGAGCAGTACTTGGGCCAGCACTTGGGGCATTTTTCTTCTTCAATTATCGAAGTGAATTACTGTGGACATGTGCTATTGTAATGTTATTATATGCACTTGCAATTTATTTAAAAGTATACGAATCCATGCCAAACCACGAACTGAAAAGATTAGAAAAAACTACTTTCAAAGCTGCATTCAAAGAAGAATGGAGCGGTTATGGAACAATTTTTCGTGATAAACCATTCTTATTATATCTCTTTGGTGGAGTACTTGGAGTCATAATTACAATGCAATTAGATTTATATTTAGCGATTTATGTGAATGATTATGTTCCAGCTCAAGATCTGTTTAATTGGAATAACTTTAACTTATCGCTCAATAGTAGTGAAATATTAGGTTGGATGCTGGGTTTGAATGGACTCTTATTTGTATTCTTTGTCCTCCCTGTAACGAAGTGGTTATCGAAGTGGAGTGATAAAAATGTTTTTATACTTTCAGCTGTTCTCGCTGGTGTAGGAACATTTTTATTAGGTTTTACCACAAACATTTGGATTCTATTTTTACTTACAATTGTTTTTACTTTCGGTGAGATTGTTAGAGCACCTGTCATTGATAATTTTATAGCTGACTATGCACCCGAAAATGCAAGAGGGAAATATATGGGAGCATCACGATTGCAGTTCACAATTGGTAGGTTTTTAGCCCCTGTAACTGTATTTATGTCTGAATGGATATCCCCTATTGGGATATTCAGTACAATACTAATTCTTGCTGCTTTGAGTGCTCTCGTATATATAAGACTTTATAAAGTTTATGATAATTCTAAAATTGAAAAGGTTGAGGCAAGTTCTTCGGATCTTACTCAGTAA
- a CDS encoding S-layer homology domain-containing protein has product MNEHWAKRLFQWGISENIINGYSNYSSKPDQVITEAEFLKMLYRAMSMAIPNASANSAYLPSESWTEGLYRVAKRYNHPTTGENNFAMRMQSITKLRAAEIISATQGVHYTGQYAVAYLIVHGLPTVKLIFQSSLMRKVHLRGQKHFNGYASLLFMEDLRSMKDQKFLQISVFFLI; this is encoded by the coding sequence ATGAACGAGCACTGGGCCAAGCGTCTCTTTCAATGGGGTATCTCTGAAAATATAATTAATGGATATTCCAATTACAGCTCTAAGCCTGATCAAGTAATAACAGAGGCTGAATTCCTCAAGATGTTATACAGAGCAATGAGTATGGCTATTCCAAATGCAAGTGCAAATAGTGCATACCTACCCAGTGAGAGTTGGACAGAAGGTCTCTACAGGGTAGCTAAGCGATATAACCATCCGACAACTGGAGAAAACAACTTTGCGATGAGAATGCAGTCCATTACCAAACTACGTGCTGCCGAAATTATCAGTGCAACTCAAGGGGTTCATTATACTGGCCAATATGCTGTCGCCTATCTGATCGTACATGGATTACCAACAGTGAAGCTAATATTCCAAAGCAGTTTGATGAGGAAGGTACACTTACGAGGGCAGAAGCACTTTAATGGATACGCAAGCTTGCTTTTCATGGAAGACTTAAGATCTATGAAAGACCAAAAGTTTCTACAGATCTCAGTCTTCTTCCTGATCTGA